A stretch of Desulfotomaculum sp. DNA encodes these proteins:
- a CDS encoding cell wall hydrolase yields the protein MNLRQLLLSGVAAAALLFSFPGISPAAVHTVNQGETLYSISRQYGSSVENIMSSNNLSDDFIYPGESLYIPDQSQSHTAYYVLPGDTLYQIGQKFGLGYSQIMSYNGLSSEYIYAGQTLYIPGLQQTGSPQVSRSGFYEGNVPYTRSDFELLSRLITAEADSESYLTKVAVGAVVLNRILSGCFPVTIPDVIYQVDEGGAYQFEPVLNGWINVNPSPMSMLAAQDALDGNDPTQGALYFFESWIPNGFLQSRPVSVQLDSFTFTY from the coding sequence ATGAATTTGCGCCAATTATTATTATCAGGCGTTGCGGCAGCAGCTTTACTTTTTTCTTTCCCCGGAATCTCCCCTGCAGCTGTTCACACAGTCAACCAGGGAGAAACACTCTATTCAATAAGCCGGCAATATGGATCTTCCGTAGAAAACATTATGTCATCCAATAACCTTAGTGACGATTTCATATACCCGGGAGAAAGTTTGTACATTCCGGATCAGAGCCAAAGCCATACAGCGTATTACGTTCTTCCCGGAGATACCCTTTATCAGATCGGCCAGAAATTCGGTTTAGGCTATTCACAAATTATGTCGTATAACGGGTTGTCTTCCGAATATATCTATGCTGGACAAACGCTGTATATACCGGGTTTACAGCAAACCGGCAGCCCACAGGTCAGCAGGTCGGGTTTTTATGAAGGGAATGTTCCCTATACGAGATCGGACTTTGAGCTATTATCCCGCCTGATCACTGCCGAAGCTGACTCCGAGTCTTATTTGACCAAGGTTGCCGTCGGGGCTGTGGTACTAAACCGGATACTGAGCGGCTGCTTCCCCGTAACAATACCTGATGTCATCTACCAGGTCGACGAAGGAGGGGCTTATCAGTTTGAACCTGTTTTAAACGGCTGGATAAATGTAAATCCCAGCCCCATGTCCATGTTGGCGGCCCAGGATGCGTTAGACGGAAATGATCCGACACAGGGCGCACTTTATTTTTTTGAATCCTGGATTCCTAACGGCTTCCTGCAGTCGCGGCCTGTCAGTGTA
- a CDS encoding homoserine kinase, translated as MGPGFDCLGMALQLYNTVEMQQISSGLQIEVQGEGSRDIARNEKNIVYQAAVRLFEQVGKIPEGLKIKLTNNIPIARGLGSSAAAIIGGLIAANTLIGGTLSQKEILALATSLEGHPDNVAPALLGGIVVSVPVDGDIKYMKINPPTGLKAIMAIPDFFVMTKRAREVLPQQVSLQDTVFNLGRLALLLTALSQGDFSMLSTAMEDRIHQPYRSNLVPGLKKVLAAARLAGARGVCISGAGPSLLALADNNFESIAQAMKDTFKQNGVHARSLILEPGPIGATTLELK; from the coding sequence ATGGGTCCCGGCTTTGACTGCCTTGGAATGGCCTTGCAGTTGTATAACACTGTTGAGATGCAGCAGATTAGCTCCGGCCTGCAAATCGAAGTACAAGGGGAAGGCAGCCGGGATATCGCCCGCAATGAAAAGAATATAGTATATCAGGCCGCAGTAAGGCTTTTCGAACAGGTTGGAAAAATTCCGGAAGGGCTAAAAATAAAACTGACCAATAATATTCCGATCGCGCGGGGCTTAGGAAGCAGCGCGGCGGCAATTATAGGCGGTCTTATCGCGGCAAATACCCTGATTGGCGGAACTCTTTCCCAAAAAGAAATCCTTGCCCTGGCCACGTCTCTGGAAGGACATCCTGATAACGTTGCTCCCGCCTTATTGGGCGGTATCGTTGTTTCAGTACCCGTAGACGGCGACATCAAATACATGAAAATTAATCCACCGACTGGTTTGAAAGCTATTATGGCTATTCCGGATTTTTTTGTGATGACAAAAAGGGCCAGGGAAGTACTACCCCAGCAGGTAAGCTTACAGGATACTGTCTTCAACCTGGGCCGGCTGGCTTTGCTTTTAACCGCCTTATCTCAGGGTGACTTCAGTATGCTCTCAACTGCAATGGAAGACCGTATACACCAGCCATATCGTTCCAACCTGGTTCCCGGTCTGAAAAAAGTTCTTGCCGCAGCAAGGCTTGCCGGCGCCAGGGGAGTATGTATTAGTGGAGCAGGCCCAAGCCTGCTGGCCCTTGCCGACAATAATTTTGAATCCATAGCCCAGGCAATGAAAGACACATTCAAACAAAACGGGGTTCACGCCCGTTCATTAATACTTGAACCTGGACCAATCGGAGCAACAACTTTAGAACTAAAATAA
- a CDS encoding threonine synthase, translated as MNWPGVIENYRDFLPVTEKTPFITLNEGNTPLIKARKLDSLAGAQIYFKFEGLNPTGSFKDRGMCMAMAKAIEEGSRTVICASTGNTSASAAAYAARAGLRCVVLIPEGKIAAGKLAQALIYGAKVVSVDGNFDQALKIVRNITDRHPITLVNSVNPYRIEGQKTAAFEICDRFGQAPDYLAIPVGNAGNITAYWKGFCEYCSRGKVNSRPKMIGFEAEGAAAIVKGRVIEKPETIATAIRIGNPASWQGAVGAATNSGGLIDFVTDEEILHAYRLLAGMEGLFVEPASAASVAGVLKLASGNFFRPDNKIVCVLTGHGLKDPNTAINSISNQPLQVPAEINAVEKIILEE; from the coding sequence ATGAACTGGCCAGGAGTTATCGAAAACTACCGTGATTTTTTACCCGTAACGGAAAAGACACCATTCATCACTTTGAATGAAGGAAACACACCTCTTATTAAAGCCCGTAAGCTTGATTCTCTGGCCGGCGCCCAAATTTACTTTAAATTTGAGGGTTTAAATCCAACCGGTTCTTTTAAAGACAGAGGTATGTGCATGGCGATGGCCAAGGCAATTGAAGAAGGATCGCGGACTGTAATCTGCGCTTCCACAGGGAATACATCCGCATCCGCCGCAGCTTACGCCGCCCGTGCCGGCCTGCGCTGCGTCGTGTTGATCCCGGAAGGGAAAATAGCGGCTGGAAAACTGGCTCAAGCCCTGATCTATGGTGCAAAAGTAGTCTCTGTTGACGGGAATTTCGATCAGGCTCTAAAAATAGTCCGGAATATCACCGACAGGCATCCTATCACATTAGTCAACTCAGTAAATCCATACCGCATTGAAGGCCAGAAAACAGCAGCTTTTGAAATCTGCGACAGGTTTGGACAGGCGCCGGATTACCTGGCTATTCCAGTAGGCAATGCCGGTAATATTACGGCTTATTGGAAAGGTTTCTGCGAATATTGCAGCCGTGGAAAGGTAAATTCCAGACCTAAAATGATTGGTTTTGAAGCTGAAGGGGCTGCTGCTATAGTTAAAGGAAGGGTAATAGAAAAACCGGAAACTATTGCAACAGCAATTAGAATCGGCAACCCCGCCAGCTGGCAGGGAGCTGTCGGCGCAGCAACCAATTCAGGCGGCTTAATTGATTTCGTTACTGATGAGGAGATCCTCCATGCATACAGACTGCTCGCCGGAATGGAAGGGTTGTTTGTGGAGCCGGCCTCCGCTGCTTCCGTAGCCGGGGTTCTTAAACTGGCTTCCGGGAATTTCTTTCGGCCGGACAATAAAATCGTCTGCGTTCTTACTGGTCACGGACTAAAAGATCCTAATACGGCAATTAACAGCATTTCCAATCAACCGTTACAAGTTCCTGCAGAAATAAACGCTGTTGAAAAAATCATTCTGGAGGAATAA
- a CDS encoding homoserine dehydrogenase, whose product MKNPIKVGLLGLGTVGKGVCRLLTGNAENISQKICTDLEIAGILVHDLKKPRDITINQKLLTDSYNDLIDNPGIDIIIEVMGGIHPALEYVTQALKKRKCVVTANKNLIALHGKELFEAAQENHVDLLFEGSVGGGIPIIKPLKQCLAANRLQKIMGIINGTTNYILTKMTLEGKSLSLSLSEAQAKGYAEADPASDIEGLDAAYKLSILASIAFNSRVSLEDVHIEGISKINERDILYAKELGYIIKLLAIAKDTDEGIEARVHPTFVPEGHPLSAVNDVYNAIFVQGDAIGETMFYGRGAGEMPTASAVVSDVMDAARNILYGVPGSIGCTCYEQKSVLPIGFVESKYYLRLLVADRPGVLASIAYAFGDKGVSLASVIQKNTDRKLAELVMITHQVKEQNLQDALKVIEKLPAVDEISNVIRVEGEND is encoded by the coding sequence TTGAAAAACCCTATCAAGGTTGGCCTTCTTGGCTTGGGTACAGTAGGAAAAGGAGTTTGCCGCCTTCTTACCGGTAATGCTGAGAACATCAGTCAAAAAATATGTACAGATTTGGAAATAGCCGGCATCCTGGTTCACGATCTGAAAAAACCAAGGGATATAACGATTAATCAAAAGCTCTTGACAGACAGTTACAACGATCTTATAGATAATCCCGGCATAGATATAATTATTGAAGTTATGGGCGGCATCCACCCCGCTTTAGAGTATGTTACACAAGCCTTAAAAAAAAGGAAATGCGTGGTCACCGCCAACAAAAACCTAATTGCCCTTCATGGAAAGGAATTGTTTGAAGCTGCCCAAGAAAACCATGTCGATCTTCTTTTTGAAGGAAGTGTCGGGGGCGGAATACCGATTATCAAACCTTTAAAACAATGTCTTGCCGCAAACCGCCTTCAAAAGATAATGGGCATTATCAACGGCACAACAAATTACATCTTGACCAAAATGACACTGGAAGGGAAAAGTCTTTCCCTATCTTTAAGCGAAGCCCAGGCCAAAGGATATGCGGAAGCGGATCCCGCCTCGGACATCGAGGGATTAGACGCCGCTTATAAACTGTCCATTTTAGCCTCAATCGCTTTTAACAGCAGAGTTAGCCTGGAAGACGTTCATATTGAAGGAATCAGTAAAATAAACGAACGTGATATCTTATACGCAAAAGAACTTGGTTATATAATCAAGCTGCTGGCCATTGCCAAAGATACTGATGAAGGAATCGAAGCAAGGGTCCATCCCACTTTTGTTCCCGAAGGACATCCTCTTTCAGCCGTCAATGATGTTTATAACGCTATCTTTGTACAGGGAGACGCGATAGGCGAAACAATGTTCTATGGAAGAGGAGCTGGTGAAATGCCTACCGCCAGCGCTGTTGTTTCAGACGTCATGGATGCGGCCAGAAACATTCTTTATGGTGTTCCGGGATCCATCGGATGTACATGCTATGAACAGAAATCCGTTTTACCAATCGGTTTCGTAGAAAGTAAATATTATTTGCGTCTTTTGGTGGCGGACCGTCCCGGTGTCCTTGCCTCAATAGCTTACGCGTTTGGAGATAAAGGAGTAAGCCTTGCTTCAGTTATTCAGAAAAACACAGACAGAAAATTAGCCGAGCTTGTTATGATAACTCACCAGGTCAAGGAACAAAACCTGCAGGACGCTTTAAAAGTTATTGAAAAATTACCGGCAGTCGACGAAATAAGCAACGTGATTCGAGTAGAAGGAGAAAATGATTAA